In the Pseudomonas sp. ADAK2 genome, one interval contains:
- the emhC gene encoding efflux RND transporter outer membrane subunit EmhC, with protein sequence MSKSLLSLAVAAFVLGGCSLIPDYQQPAAPVAGQFPQGPAYSPAQAPSQAAAEQGWKQFFHDPALQQMIQVALENNRDLRVAALNIDAFAAQYRIQRADLYPAISANGTGSRQRVPARASQTGESAISSSYSATVGISAYELDLFGRVRSLSEEALQKYFATEEARRSTQISLVASVANAYLTWQADKELLKLTQDTLGAFEESYKLTSRSNEVGVASALDLAQSRTSVENARAQLAKYTRQVAQDENSLVLLLGTGVPANLQAAKPLSDDLLSDVPPGLPSDLLQRRPDILQAEYNLKAANANIGAARAAFFPSISLTANAGTLSPDLSGLFKGGSGTWLFSPQINLPIFNAGSLRASLDYSKIQKDIGVANYEKSIQTAFQEVADGLAARQTYTEQLQAQRDFVAANQDYYRLAERRYRIGVDSNLTFLDAQRQLFSAQQTLITDRLAQLNSAVNLYKALGGGWNEQTAKNEPLKEEAPKLKLF encoded by the coding sequence ATGAGCAAGTCGCTACTCTCCCTAGCTGTTGCCGCCTTCGTGCTCGGTGGCTGCTCGCTGATTCCTGACTATCAGCAGCCGGCAGCACCGGTGGCAGGTCAATTCCCGCAGGGGCCGGCGTATTCGCCGGCCCAGGCGCCGAGCCAGGCTGCCGCCGAGCAGGGCTGGAAGCAGTTTTTCCATGACCCGGCGCTGCAACAGATGATCCAGGTCGCCCTGGAAAACAACCGCGACCTGCGTGTCGCGGCGCTGAACATCGACGCCTTCGCGGCGCAGTACCGCATCCAGCGTGCCGATCTGTACCCGGCCATTTCGGCCAATGGCACCGGTAGCCGCCAGCGTGTTCCGGCTCGGGCCTCGCAGACCGGCGAATCGGCCATCTCCAGCTCCTACTCGGCCACGGTCGGCATCAGCGCTTATGAACTCGACCTGTTCGGTCGAGTGCGCAGCCTGAGCGAAGAAGCCCTGCAAAAGTACTTCGCCACCGAAGAAGCACGGCGCAGCACGCAGATCAGCCTGGTGGCCAGCGTGGCCAACGCCTACCTGACCTGGCAGGCCGACAAGGAACTGCTGAAACTGACCCAGGACACCCTCGGCGCCTTCGAGGAGAGCTACAAGCTCACCTCGCGCAGCAACGAAGTCGGTGTCGCCTCGGCCCTGGACCTGGCCCAGTCGCGCACCTCGGTGGAAAACGCCCGGGCGCAACTGGCCAAGTACACCCGTCAAGTTGCCCAGGACGAAAACAGTCTGGTGCTGCTGCTCGGCACCGGTGTCCCGGCCAACCTGCAAGCCGCCAAGCCACTGTCTGACGACCTGCTGAGCGATGTACCGCCGGGCCTGCCGTCGGACTTGCTGCAACGTCGCCCGGACATCCTTCAGGCCGAATACAACCTGAAGGCCGCCAACGCCAACATCGGCGCGGCACGAGCGGCGTTCTTCCCAAGCATCAGCCTGACCGCCAATGCCGGCACCCTGAGCCCGGACCTGTCCGGTCTGTTCAAGGGTGGTTCGGGGACCTGGCTGTTCTCGCCGCAGATCAACCTGCCGATCTTCAACGCCGGCAGCCTGCGCGCCAGCCTGGATTACTCGAAAATCCAGAAAGACATCGGCGTGGCGAACTACGAGAAGTCCATTCAAACGGCCTTCCAGGAAGTCGCCGACGGCCTGGCCGCCCGCCAGACCTACACCGAGCAGTTGCAAGCCCAGCGCGATTTCGTCGCCGCCAACCAGGACTACTACCGTCTGGCCGAGCGTCGCTACCGCATTGGTGTCGACAGCAACCTGACCTTCCTCGACGCCCAACGCCAGCTGTTCAGCGCCCAACAGACGCTGATCACCGACCGTTTGGCGCAGTTGAACAGCGCCGTCAATCTGTACAAGGCGCTGGGCGGTGGCTGGAATGAACAGACGGCGAAGAACGAACCGTTGAAAGAAGAAGCGCCGAAGTTGAAGTTGTTCTGA
- a CDS encoding OprD family porin has protein sequence MKPSTAQYLFPSLIAAALAGSALPAAAEESGFAEGAKVNLNLRNFYINRNFTNPTKAQGKAEEWTQSFILDAKSGFTQGTVGFGMDVLGLYSVKLDGGKGTGGTQLLPLDHDGRPADNFGRTNVAFKARLSQTEVKVGEWMPVLPILRSDDGRSLPQTFRGGQITSKEIDGLTLYGGQFRANSPRDDSSMSDLSMVGKAAFTSDRFNFQGGEYTFNDKRTQIGLWNAELKDIYSQQFVNLIHSQPIGDWTLGANLGFFYGKDDGSARAGELDNKTWSGMFSAKYGGNTFYVGLQKLTGDSAWMRVNGTSGGTLANDSYNNSYDNAQERSWQLRHDYNFVALGIPGLTLMNRYISGDNVHTGTITNGKEWGRESELGYTVQSGTLKDLNVKWRNSTMRRDFNNNEFDENRLIVSYPISLL, from the coding sequence ATGAAGCCTTCCACCGCGCAGTACCTGTTTCCCAGCCTCATCGCCGCCGCACTGGCGGGCAGCGCCCTACCCGCCGCAGCCGAAGAGTCGGGGTTTGCCGAGGGGGCCAAGGTCAACCTGAACCTGCGCAATTTCTACATCAACCGCAACTTCACCAACCCGACCAAGGCCCAGGGCAAGGCTGAGGAGTGGACGCAAAGCTTCATCCTCGACGCCAAGTCCGGGTTTACCCAAGGCACGGTCGGGTTCGGCATGGACGTGCTGGGGTTGTACTCGGTGAAGCTCGACGGCGGTAAAGGTACGGGCGGGACGCAGTTGCTACCGCTGGACCACGACGGGCGTCCGGCGGACAACTTTGGCCGCACTAACGTGGCGTTCAAGGCCAGGCTGTCCCAGACCGAAGTGAAGGTCGGCGAATGGATGCCGGTGCTGCCGATCCTGCGTTCGGATGACGGCCGCTCCTTGCCGCAAACCTTCCGTGGCGGACAGATCACCTCGAAGGAAATCGACGGCCTGACGCTCTACGGCGGCCAGTTCCGCGCCAACAGCCCGCGGGACGACAGCAGCATGAGCGACCTGTCGATGGTCGGCAAAGCGGCGTTCACCTCGGACCGTTTCAACTTCCAGGGCGGCGAATACACCTTCAACGACAAGCGCACGCAGATCGGCCTGTGGAACGCCGAACTCAAGGACATCTACAGCCAGCAGTTCGTCAATCTGATCCACTCCCAGCCCATCGGCGACTGGACTCTGGGCGCCAACCTCGGCTTCTTCTACGGTAAGGACGACGGCAGCGCCCGGGCCGGCGAGCTGGACAACAAGACCTGGTCAGGGATGTTCTCGGCCAAGTACGGCGGCAACACCTTCTACGTCGGCCTGCAAAAACTCACCGGCGACAGCGCCTGGATGCGCGTCAACGGCACCAGTGGCGGCACGTTGGCCAACGACAGTTACAACAACAGCTACGACAACGCCCAGGAACGCTCCTGGCAGTTGCGCCACGACTACAACTTCGTCGCCCTCGGCATCCCCGGCCTGACCCTGATGAACCGCTACATCAGCGGCGACAACGTGCACACCGGCACCATCACCAACGGTAAGGAATGGGGCCGCGAGAGCGAGCTCGGCTACACCGTGCAAAGCGGTACGCTCAAGGATTTGAACGTCAAATGGCGCAACTCGACCATGCGCCGAGACTTCAACAACAACGAGTTTGATGAGAACCGCTTGATCGTCAGCTACCCGATCAGTTTGTTGTAA